A stretch of Mya arenaria isolate MELC-2E11 chromosome 14, ASM2691426v1 DNA encodes these proteins:
- the LOC128217895 gene encoding uncharacterized protein LOC128217895 isoform X3 yields MGSDLYFFEQCEMRKVPRRYRKLPEELPEKLRFAHLNPKVQALLASKERGAKVDNEDPFGDGLGKKSLLPDINAAFTNVRNQFDSVLSNDEDSQRYLFEESKISASSILHQLSQIIYRYEDLYKHIPKSLEYHLMSGYNEFTSDVVVVPREWQTQEMKDQYNAKLQQETLQSEEDVSDTEAPTGRTKSRMGTDRSSSDLKSNLRRSKALMGSIETVNELDLKMESRQGKRSDSRMSATSVMRQHLGVDTMSRVGSRRKGSKLSFYGRVSRMISGPSPSIIRGRRDNDLFSLIAETPDPRSTVLGGPLSNYAMQTINFQLSNSAFEDKGWIMLKGRQEEVDQNQILEYCVQRLQESLKSITEQTTKEVEQGHDKPVVLRYYGDAKKETLLKYRKSPSKSGQSIVHRGGKPKIPTIVDERNEGKKLMHAQHIDGSAVLYYPSGRPALIHSAAGFGRPGFYTIVYEDGLDSRMIACFTPSGRGVCYHENGVVSFLATEKGGHLAEENGKLIRKWTWPKANVKITEPLSLQVNGQVCFRCVGQSQMTVSFSCQRETARFNVGHNPDIEARAIEEGDQLLTGLTFSSKAARDLMRIFAPNKKRKKTRKHTSKSQSSEIQKLLQDFPDKVSYELEADKDLAKLQRKARILVDDWMEHYRLAVGLIPAELLTVRDSPQRYSIQGRNTKSARMSDQGLLIRRAILGVDSTDWEETPRKKMRIPSAPLAGLGGEIDEDLAARIASQQQQQQPESSEEKDAGSGDGTVTPSAMVIINRMAETASRRSARSRATSARTMSPTRQQTTLTNVGGDCVPSATPQGGRSHCPLVIRQQKLGYDSPSCRCSRHYIPNIMDIELDDFVEKDCPEEQLIVIMVVSSLKGIKGQHGEQVDYSFYMDQKGHPYRKVFPGITKAEEMVNEIYQNQNRNRTRPCVQSRSDMFRVFKYDINSAAEMSNHTQPILLTRHNVVPGMFLIYSEGKLLFCDHIFNGYGNTRKDFKKQIMKSRHDAIQGFSLPKDFRFSPSKGRHGLRSGWGGEIGGAGVDEFSSRGTIVDETLQPIHRPTSDSSERSKELHLDAVNEKVDLGPFHREIQVRLRPLMYRSTSKSRLNPRPFLPHIGSSQTAGSTVH; encoded by the exons ATGGGGTCTGACTTGTACTTCTTTGAGCAGTGTGAGATGCGGAAGGTTCCACGTCGATACAGGAAGTTACCGGAGGAGCTGCCAGAAAAGCTGAGATTTGCTCACCTTAATCCCAAAGTACAAGCATTGTTGGCAAGCAAAGAACGTGGTGCAAAAGTTGATAATGAAGATCCATTCGGCGATGGATTGGGAAAGAAGAGTCTTTTACCTGACATAAATGCAGCATTCACTAATGTCAGAAACCAGTTTGATAGTGTGTTATCCAATGATGAGGATTCAcaaagatatttatttgaagaatCAAAAATTTCTGCATCAAGTATTCTTCATCAATTATCACAGATTATATACCGCTATGAGGATTTATATAAGCATATACCAAAGAGTTTAGAATATCACTTAATGTCAGGATATAATGAATTTACTTCAGATGTTGTTGTTGTACCTCGTGAATGGCAAACGCAAGAAATGAAAGACCAGTATAATGCCAAACTTCAGCAAGAAACACTGCAGAGTGAGGAAGATGTCTCAGACACTGAAGCACCCACAGGTAGAACTAAGTCTCGCATGGGCACTGATCGCTCAAGCAGTGATCTCAAGTCAAACCTGAGAAGAAGTAAAGCTTTGATGGGGTCTATAGAAACTGTCAATGAGTTAGATTTGAAAATGGAGTCAAGGCAGGGTAAAAGGAGTGATAGCAGGATGTCTGCAACTTCAGTGATGCGACAGCACCTGGGAGTTGATACCATGAGTCGCGTTGGCAGCAGGAGAAAAGGatcaa AACTGAGTTTCTATGGTAGAGTTTCTCGAATGA TTTCCGGCCCCTCACCAAGCATTATTCGGGGTCGCCGTGACAACGACCTATTTTCTCTGATAGCAGAAACCCCTGATCCGCGAT CAACTGTTCTGGGGGGTCCATTGTCCAACTATGCCATGCAGACCATCAACTTCCAGCTCTCCAACTCCGCATTCGAAGATAAAG GTTGGATAATGTTGAAGGGTCGTCAGGAGGAGGTTGATCAAAACCAAATACTGGAGTACTGTGTACAGCGGCTCCAGGAGTCTCTCAAATCCAT AACTGAGCAAACCACCAAGGAAGTGGAGCAGGGGCATGACAAGCCAGTGGTGTTGCGTTACTATGGCGATGCAAAGAAGGAGACGCTACTTAAGTACCGCAAGTCTCCGAGCAAGTCGGGACAGAGTATCGTACACAGGGGAGGCAAACCGAAGATCCCGACCATCGTGGATGAGCGCAATGAGGGGAAGAAACTCATGCATGCCCAGCATATAGATGGCAGTGCTGTGCTCTA CTACCCGTCTGGGCGTCCAGCATTGATTCACAGTGCAGCTGGGTTTGGCCGCCCAGGCTTCTACACAATCGTGTATGAGGATGGGCTGGACTCGCGCATGATCGCTTGCTTTACACCTAGTGGGAGGGGTGTGTGTTACCATGAGAATGGGGTAGTCAG TTTCCTTGCTACAGAGAAGGGTGGCCACCTGGCAGAGGAGAATGGCAAACTGATCAGGAAGTGGACCTGGCCCAAAGCCAACGTCAAAATCACAGAGCCCCTTAGCCTGCAG GTGAATGGCCAAGTATGTTTTCGATGTGTGGGCCAGAGCCAGATGACTGTGTCATTCAGCTGTCAACGAGAAACTGCCCGCTTCAATGTCGGTCATAACCCTGACATCGAGGCTCGGGCCATTGAAGAAGGG GACCAGCTGTTGACAGGTCTCACATTTTCATCTAAGGCTGCTAGGGACCTCATGAGAATTTTTGCACCTAACAAGAAAAGAAAGAAGACTAGAAAG CACACATCAAAGAGCCAGTCGTCAGAGATCCAGAAGCTACTTCAAGATTTCCCAGACAAAGTGTCATATGAACTGGAGGCTGACAAAGACCTCGCCAAGCTACAGAGAAAAGCAAG GATCCTGGTTGATGACTGGATGGAGCACTATCGTCTGGCTGTGGGCCTGATCCCAGCCGAGCTGTTGACCGTACGGGATAGCCCACAACGCTACAGCATCCAGGGGAGGAACACCAAGTCTGCCCGCATGTCTGACCAGGGGCTTCTCATACGCCGGGCCATTTTGGGTGTAGACTCCACGGATTGGGAGGAAACACCCAGGAAAAAAATGAGGATACCCTCTGCACCACTGG CTGGACTGGGTGGTGAGATAGATGAGGATCTTGCTGCCCGGATAGCAtcacagcaacaacaacagcagccgGAGAGCAGCGAGGAGAAAGATGCAGGGTCAGGAGATGGCACCGTCACACCCTCTGCCATGGTCATCATCAACAGGATGGCTGA aACTGCCAGTAGAAGGTCAGCACGGTCAAGAGCTACCAGTGCTCGAACCATGTCCCCGACCAGGCAGCAGACCACACTGACCAATGTTGGAGGCGACTGCGTTCCCTCGGCCACGCCTCAAGGTGGCCGGAGCCACTGTCCGCTGGTCATTCGCCAACAGAAGCTTGGATACGACAGCCCATCCTGTCGCTGTAGCCGCCACTATATTCCCAACATCATGGACATTGAGCTCGATGATTTTGTAGAGAAGGACTGTCCGGAGGAGCAGCTTATCGTCATCATGGTTGTCTCCTCACT TAAAGGTATAAAGGGCCAGCATGGCGAGCAGGTAGATTATAGCTTCTACATGGACCAAAAGGGCCACCCCTACAGGAAGGT ATTCCCAGGGATCACGAAGGCAGAAGAAATGGTGAATGAGATCTACCAAAACCAGAACAGAAACCGCACCCGACCGTGCGTACAGAGCCGGTCCGACATGTTCCGGGTgttcaaatatgatattaacTCCGCAGCAGAGATGTCCAACCATACACAGCCGATACTACTCACACGGCATAATGTGGTGCCCGGCATGTTCTTG ATCTACAGTGAAGGGAAGCTGTTATTCTGTGACCACATATTCAACGGCTATGGGAACACACGCAAGGACTTCAAGAAGCAGATCATGAAGTCGCGCCATGATGCCATACAGGGATTCTCACTGCCCAAGGACTTTAGATTCAG
- the LOC128217895 gene encoding uncharacterized protein LOC128217895 isoform X2, producing the protein MGSDLYFFEQCEMRKVPRRYRKLPEELPEKLRFAHLNPKVQALLASKERGAKVDNEDPFGDGLGKKSLLPDINAAFTNVRNQFDSVLSNDEDSQRYLFEESKISASSILHQLSQIIYRYEDLYKHIPKSLEYHLMSGYNEFTSDVVVVPREWQTQEMKDQYNAKLQQETLQSEEDVSDTEAPTGRTKSRMGTDRSSSDLKSNLRRSKALMGSIETVNELDLKMESRQGKRSDSRMSATSVMRQHLGVDTMSRVGSRRKGSKLSFYGRVSRMISKFRTVSGPSPSIIRGRRDNDLFSLIAETPDPRSTVLGGPLSNYAMQTINFQLSNSAFEDKGWIMLKGRQEEVDQNQILEYCVQRLQESLKSITEQTTKEVEQGHDKPVVLRYYGDAKKETLLKYRKSPSKSGQSIVHRGGKPKIPTIVDERNEGKKLMHAQHIDGSAVLYYPSGRPALIHSAAGFGRPGFYTIVYEDGLDSRMIACFTPSGRGVCYHENGVVSFLATEKGGHLAEENGKLIRKWTWPKANVKITEPLSLQVNGQVCFRCVGQSQMTVSFSCQRETARFNVGHNPDIEARAIEEGDQLLTGLTFSSKAARDLMRIFAPNKKRKKTRKHTSKSQSSEIQKLLQDFPDKVSYELEADKDLAKLQRKARILVDDWMEHYRLAVGLIPAELLTVRDSPQRYSIQGRNTKSARMSDQGLLIRRAILGVDSTDWEETPRKKMRIPSAPLAGLGGEIDEDLAARIASQQQQQQPESSEEKDAGSGDGTVTPSAMVIINRMAETASRRSARSRATSARTMSPTRQQTTLTNVGGDCVPSATPQGGRSHCPLVIRQQKLGYDSPSCRCSRHYIPNIMDIELDDFVEKDCPEEQLIVIMVVSSLKGIKGQHGEQVDYSFYMDQKGHPYRKVFPGITKAEEMVNEIYQNQNRNRTRPCVQSRSDMFRVFKYDINSAAEMSNHTQPILLTRHNVVPGMFLIYSEGKLLFCDHIFNGYGNTRKDFKKQIMKSRHDAIQGFSLPKDFRFSPSKGRHGLRSGWGGEIGGAGVDEFSSRGTIVDETLQPIHRPTSDSSERSKELHLDAVNEKVDLGPFHREIQVRLRPLMYRSTSKRLNPRPFLPHIGSSQTAGSTVH; encoded by the exons ATGGGGTCTGACTTGTACTTCTTTGAGCAGTGTGAGATGCGGAAGGTTCCACGTCGATACAGGAAGTTACCGGAGGAGCTGCCAGAAAAGCTGAGATTTGCTCACCTTAATCCCAAAGTACAAGCATTGTTGGCAAGCAAAGAACGTGGTGCAAAAGTTGATAATGAAGATCCATTCGGCGATGGATTGGGAAAGAAGAGTCTTTTACCTGACATAAATGCAGCATTCACTAATGTCAGAAACCAGTTTGATAGTGTGTTATCCAATGATGAGGATTCAcaaagatatttatttgaagaatCAAAAATTTCTGCATCAAGTATTCTTCATCAATTATCACAGATTATATACCGCTATGAGGATTTATATAAGCATATACCAAAGAGTTTAGAATATCACTTAATGTCAGGATATAATGAATTTACTTCAGATGTTGTTGTTGTACCTCGTGAATGGCAAACGCAAGAAATGAAAGACCAGTATAATGCCAAACTTCAGCAAGAAACACTGCAGAGTGAGGAAGATGTCTCAGACACTGAAGCACCCACAGGTAGAACTAAGTCTCGCATGGGCACTGATCGCTCAAGCAGTGATCTCAAGTCAAACCTGAGAAGAAGTAAAGCTTTGATGGGGTCTATAGAAACTGTCAATGAGTTAGATTTGAAAATGGAGTCAAGGCAGGGTAAAAGGAGTGATAGCAGGATGTCTGCAACTTCAGTGATGCGACAGCACCTGGGAGTTGATACCATGAGTCGCGTTGGCAGCAGGAGAAAAGGatcaa AACTGAGTTTCTATGGTAGAGTTTCTCGAATGA TTTCAAAATTTCGTACAG TTTCCGGCCCCTCACCAAGCATTATTCGGGGTCGCCGTGACAACGACCTATTTTCTCTGATAGCAGAAACCCCTGATCCGCGAT CAACTGTTCTGGGGGGTCCATTGTCCAACTATGCCATGCAGACCATCAACTTCCAGCTCTCCAACTCCGCATTCGAAGATAAAG GTTGGATAATGTTGAAGGGTCGTCAGGAGGAGGTTGATCAAAACCAAATACTGGAGTACTGTGTACAGCGGCTCCAGGAGTCTCTCAAATCCAT AACTGAGCAAACCACCAAGGAAGTGGAGCAGGGGCATGACAAGCCAGTGGTGTTGCGTTACTATGGCGATGCAAAGAAGGAGACGCTACTTAAGTACCGCAAGTCTCCGAGCAAGTCGGGACAGAGTATCGTACACAGGGGAGGCAAACCGAAGATCCCGACCATCGTGGATGAGCGCAATGAGGGGAAGAAACTCATGCATGCCCAGCATATAGATGGCAGTGCTGTGCTCTA CTACCCGTCTGGGCGTCCAGCATTGATTCACAGTGCAGCTGGGTTTGGCCGCCCAGGCTTCTACACAATCGTGTATGAGGATGGGCTGGACTCGCGCATGATCGCTTGCTTTACACCTAGTGGGAGGGGTGTGTGTTACCATGAGAATGGGGTAGTCAG TTTCCTTGCTACAGAGAAGGGTGGCCACCTGGCAGAGGAGAATGGCAAACTGATCAGGAAGTGGACCTGGCCCAAAGCCAACGTCAAAATCACAGAGCCCCTTAGCCTGCAG GTGAATGGCCAAGTATGTTTTCGATGTGTGGGCCAGAGCCAGATGACTGTGTCATTCAGCTGTCAACGAGAAACTGCCCGCTTCAATGTCGGTCATAACCCTGACATCGAGGCTCGGGCCATTGAAGAAGGG GACCAGCTGTTGACAGGTCTCACATTTTCATCTAAGGCTGCTAGGGACCTCATGAGAATTTTTGCACCTAACAAGAAAAGAAAGAAGACTAGAAAG CACACATCAAAGAGCCAGTCGTCAGAGATCCAGAAGCTACTTCAAGATTTCCCAGACAAAGTGTCATATGAACTGGAGGCTGACAAAGACCTCGCCAAGCTACAGAGAAAAGCAAG GATCCTGGTTGATGACTGGATGGAGCACTATCGTCTGGCTGTGGGCCTGATCCCAGCCGAGCTGTTGACCGTACGGGATAGCCCACAACGCTACAGCATCCAGGGGAGGAACACCAAGTCTGCCCGCATGTCTGACCAGGGGCTTCTCATACGCCGGGCCATTTTGGGTGTAGACTCCACGGATTGGGAGGAAACACCCAGGAAAAAAATGAGGATACCCTCTGCACCACTGG CTGGACTGGGTGGTGAGATAGATGAGGATCTTGCTGCCCGGATAGCAtcacagcaacaacaacagcagccgGAGAGCAGCGAGGAGAAAGATGCAGGGTCAGGAGATGGCACCGTCACACCCTCTGCCATGGTCATCATCAACAGGATGGCTGA aACTGCCAGTAGAAGGTCAGCACGGTCAAGAGCTACCAGTGCTCGAACCATGTCCCCGACCAGGCAGCAGACCACACTGACCAATGTTGGAGGCGACTGCGTTCCCTCGGCCACGCCTCAAGGTGGCCGGAGCCACTGTCCGCTGGTCATTCGCCAACAGAAGCTTGGATACGACAGCCCATCCTGTCGCTGTAGCCGCCACTATATTCCCAACATCATGGACATTGAGCTCGATGATTTTGTAGAGAAGGACTGTCCGGAGGAGCAGCTTATCGTCATCATGGTTGTCTCCTCACT TAAAGGTATAAAGGGCCAGCATGGCGAGCAGGTAGATTATAGCTTCTACATGGACCAAAAGGGCCACCCCTACAGGAAGGT ATTCCCAGGGATCACGAAGGCAGAAGAAATGGTGAATGAGATCTACCAAAACCAGAACAGAAACCGCACCCGACCGTGCGTACAGAGCCGGTCCGACATGTTCCGGGTgttcaaatatgatattaacTCCGCAGCAGAGATGTCCAACCATACACAGCCGATACTACTCACACGGCATAATGTGGTGCCCGGCATGTTCTTG ATCTACAGTGAAGGGAAGCTGTTATTCTGTGACCACATATTCAACGGCTATGGGAACACACGCAAGGACTTCAAGAAGCAGATCATGAAGTCGCGCCATGATGCCATACAGGGATTCTCACTGCCCAAGGACTTTAGATTCAG